One genomic window of Bradyrhizobium sp. B124 includes the following:
- a CDS encoding uridylate kinase, producing the protein MNLTILKFGGASFLKPDHYCRVASQIARRREGAGKIITVVSAMSGTTGNLKTAMLDVNNRAPPSALDAALATGEMLSACLLQAAISRLDIPVTSLCGYTLGIRTNSDFGRASIEEVDTAPVLKALENHDIVIVTGGQAIDRSGRLTMLGRNSSDLTAVVIAASLNCSFCEIYSDVCGVYTADPYIIPSARLIPELTFRAIAQMSQHGAKVLHHRAVGYAERHGVSIICKSLQGDGEIVGTRVGPAGEANSVVLARDATLLSFNKVSDRDLACSNLDQIEVGAIPLATQGGGACMCLTGDADFAIQRLELTGPLPSSIESATLVSEIGSGEPRHHLEYEFERAVDLARRIHETLYPEGDTKFPAESNKQRSAYSSLLLGS; encoded by the coding sequence ATGAACTTAACGATCCTGAAGTTCGGCGGGGCTTCATTCCTAAAGCCCGATCACTATTGCCGAGTTGCTTCGCAGATAGCAAGACGACGAGAAGGTGCCGGCAAAATCATCACGGTAGTCAGTGCAATGTCCGGCACGACGGGCAATCTAAAAACAGCGATGCTTGACGTCAACAATCGCGCACCGCCATCAGCTTTGGATGCAGCGCTTGCCACGGGAGAGATGCTAAGCGCCTGTTTGTTGCAGGCTGCTATTAGTCGGCTTGACATCCCCGTCACGTCACTGTGCGGCTATACATTGGGAATACGCACAAACTCTGATTTTGGTCGTGCTTCAATCGAAGAAGTCGATACAGCGCCTGTTCTCAAGGCGCTTGAAAACCACGATATTGTCATCGTCACGGGCGGTCAAGCAATTGATCGGTCGGGAAGGCTGACCATGTTGGGAAGAAATAGTTCTGATCTGACAGCAGTGGTCATTGCTGCATCATTGAATTGTTCATTTTGTGAAATCTACTCAGATGTATGCGGCGTATACACTGCAGATCCCTATATCATTCCAAGTGCGCGGTTGATCCCCGAACTTACTTTTCGGGCTATTGCTCAGATGTCTCAACATGGCGCAAAGGTGCTGCACCACCGCGCAGTGGGGTACGCGGAACGACATGGCGTCTCGATCATTTGCAAGTCGTTGCAAGGCGATGGGGAGATCGTTGGCACGCGCGTGGGGCCTGCGGGAGAGGCCAACTCGGTTGTGCTGGCTCGTGATGCGACGTTGCTCTCCTTCAATAAGGTTAGCGACCGTGATCTAGCTTGCTCGAACCTAGATCAAATTGAAGTTGGCGCAATCCCGCTTGCGACTCAAGGCGGTGGCGCTTGTATGTGCCTCACCGGCGACGCCGACTTCGCAATCCAAAGGCTTGAACTTACCGGCCCACTTCCGAGTTCAATTGAATCGGCCACTTTAGTAAGCGAGATTGGATCTGGAGAGCCACGTCACCATCTTGAGTATGAATTTGAAAGGGCGGTCGACTTGGCCCGGCGTATTCACGAGACACTATATCCAGAAGGTGACACAAAGTTCCCGGCTGAATCGAATAAGCAGCGTTCGGCCTATAGTTCTCTGCTTCTCGGTTCCTGA
- a CDS encoding transposase, whose product MANAMLDARQEGDSYRRVEVITGERRRRRWTSEEKARIAAESFEEGANISEVARRNGVSRGLLTVWRRQVAAALAGKAQNFVPIQIGAESDGGRVGKSECISPVQTKPVEIATPPAKVCGVVEIEVNGARIRVEPGVELATLSVVLSALRGIR is encoded by the coding sequence ATGGCAAATGCCATGCTTGATGCCAGGCAGGAAGGTGACTCTTATCGCCGCGTTGAGGTGATCACTGGGGAGCGCCGGCGGCGACGGTGGACGAGCGAGGAGAAGGCCCGGATCGCGGCAGAGAGCTTTGAGGAGGGGGCGAACATCTCCGAGGTGGCGCGGCGCAATGGCGTCTCTCGCGGACTGCTCACGGTGTGGCGCCGCCAGGTAGCGGCGGCGCTGGCCGGCAAAGCCCAGAACTTCGTGCCTATCCAAATTGGCGCCGAGAGCGATGGCGGGAGGGTTGGCAAGTCCGAGTGTATTTCGCCGGTACAGACGAAGCCCGTGGAGATTGCCACGCCGCCGGCCAAGGTCTGTGGAGTGGTCGAGATCGAGGTGAACGGGGCGCGCATCCGGGTCGAGCCGGGGGTGGAACTGGCGACGCTTTCGGTGGTGCTATCGGCGCTTCGAGGGATCCGGTGA
- a CDS encoding aspartate-semialdehyde dehydrogenase has product MNPLKIAIVGATGAVGAELIKLLEKSHIPVSQLGLIASSRSAGRQIAFRGGAWPVDVIESAGNTTFDMAFFSAGGAISLEWAPRFAASGALVIDNSNAFRMNPDVPLLVPQVNPCVLTSRPDCGIVANPNCSTIQLVRAIRPLVQVLAIRQIVLTTYQAASGGGLRGINELLTGSKGVLDGTDEPSSERFPVALAFNVIPQVGEFSADGATLEERKLIQESRKIFSLSELKLTATCVRVPVTNGHSEAVYIEFREHVSLNNVRELLARERGIQLYDNASCRPYPTPRLLQNHGDVHVGRIRVNPDDGRGLWMWVVANNLHVGAALNAVQIAELAVSNRLVGAI; this is encoded by the coding sequence ATGAACCCACTTAAGATTGCCATTGTAGGAGCAACAGGCGCCGTTGGCGCTGAACTGATCAAGCTGTTGGAAAAGTCTCACATCCCGGTTTCGCAGCTAGGGCTGATTGCGTCATCGCGCTCAGCCGGGCGTCAAATAGCGTTTCGGGGCGGGGCGTGGCCTGTGGATGTTATCGAGAGCGCGGGTAATACGACTTTCGACATGGCCTTCTTCTCGGCGGGCGGAGCCATCAGCCTAGAATGGGCACCGCGGTTCGCAGCAAGCGGCGCATTGGTGATAGACAACTCAAACGCGTTTAGAATGAACCCCGATGTGCCGCTCCTTGTCCCACAAGTGAACCCCTGCGTGCTGACCTCGCGGCCAGATTGTGGGATAGTGGCAAATCCAAACTGTTCCACAATCCAGCTGGTGCGAGCCATTCGCCCGCTGGTCCAAGTACTTGCCATTCGCCAGATAGTGTTGACTACGTACCAAGCAGCCTCTGGTGGAGGCTTGAGGGGCATCAACGAACTCCTAACCGGTTCAAAAGGCGTGCTGGATGGAACCGATGAGCCATCCAGTGAGCGGTTCCCGGTCGCGCTTGCTTTCAATGTGATACCTCAGGTAGGCGAGTTTTCCGCTGACGGGGCGACGCTCGAGGAGCGAAAGCTGATCCAGGAATCGCGCAAGATATTTAGTTTGTCGGAACTGAAGCTGACCGCAACCTGCGTACGCGTTCCGGTAACAAATGGGCACTCGGAAGCCGTTTACATCGAGTTTAGGGAGCACGTTTCGCTGAATAACGTGCGTGAACTTCTAGCGCGCGAGCGAGGTATCCAGCTTTATGATAACGCAAGTTGCCGACCTTATCCCACACCACGTCTGCTGCAAAACCATGGTGACGTCCATGTCGGCCGGATCCGAGTAAATCCCGATGATGGCCGAGGGCTTTGGATGTGGGTGGTTGCTAACAATCTGCATGTAGGAGCCGCACTCAACGCAGTGCAAATTGCAGAACTTGCGGTCAGTAACCGGCTTGTAGGTGCAATATGA
- the ectB gene encoding diaminobutyrate--2-oxoglutarate transaminase, with protein sequence MQSLEKLESNVRSYSRSFPAIFSRARGSIIKTEAGQEAIDFLSGAGALNYGHNNHRIKTALTEYLASDAVIHGLDMVTPAKIEFMETFSSVILRERGLHYRFQFTGPTGANAIEAALKLSRRVTGRQNIISFTHGYHGASLGALAVSGNRFYRAASGAFLFGATFMPYDGYLGPSVDTVGYLRKVLTDESSGIDRPAAILVETVQGEGGINVARKEWLQAVQATAKDIDALFIVDDIQMGCGRTGEFFSFEFAALSPDIVVLSKSLSGYGLPLSMLLIKEEYDAWRPGEHPGTFRGNNFALVSATAAVDIYWRSQTLSQEVLRKGELMRRRLEGIASSHCNNFAVRGRGMVLGFDCRTAEIAESTVRKAFEKGLIIERCGPIDQVIKFLPALTIDPETLTQGIDIFEESLAETLKQAGSVVD encoded by the coding sequence ATGCAGTCTTTGGAAAAGCTGGAATCAAATGTTCGCTCATACTCACGTTCATTTCCGGCAATTTTCAGTCGAGCGCGCGGCTCAATTATAAAGACGGAGGCTGGTCAAGAGGCCATTGACTTTCTCTCCGGTGCCGGAGCGCTGAACTACGGCCACAACAATCACCGAATCAAAACTGCTCTTACGGAGTATCTAGCGTCGGATGCCGTAATCCATGGACTAGACATGGTAACTCCCGCAAAAATTGAGTTCATGGAGACGTTCAGCTCTGTCATACTTCGCGAACGAGGGCTGCACTACCGTTTCCAATTCACTGGGCCAACTGGTGCCAATGCTATTGAAGCGGCATTGAAGCTCTCACGGAGAGTCACCGGACGCCAAAATATCATTTCATTCACGCATGGATACCACGGCGCCAGCTTAGGGGCGCTTGCTGTGAGCGGTAATCGATTTTATCGCGCGGCCAGCGGTGCTTTTTTGTTTGGCGCAACTTTCATGCCCTACGATGGCTATCTTGGGCCAAGTGTTGATACGGTGGGCTATCTACGAAAAGTATTGACGGACGAGAGTAGCGGCATCGATCGTCCCGCTGCCATTCTCGTCGAAACTGTGCAGGGAGAAGGGGGCATAAATGTTGCTCGCAAGGAATGGTTGCAGGCAGTTCAGGCCACGGCAAAAGATATTGACGCCCTTTTCATTGTTGATGATATCCAGATGGGTTGTGGTCGGACAGGTGAATTCTTCAGCTTCGAGTTTGCAGCGTTGTCCCCAGATATTGTCGTGCTGTCGAAATCACTCAGTGGGTATGGTCTGCCACTATCAATGTTGTTGATCAAAGAGGAGTACGACGCATGGCGGCCAGGGGAACACCCCGGCACGTTTCGAGGAAACAACTTTGCGCTTGTGTCTGCCACCGCCGCTGTAGACATTTATTGGCGCAGCCAAACTTTGTCGCAGGAAGTGCTACGCAAGGGGGAACTTATGCGGCGTCGACTGGAGGGCATTGCATCCAGTCACTGCAACAATTTTGCCGTTCGAGGGCGCGGCATGGTGCTCGGGTTTGATTGCCGAACGGCAGAGATTGCAGAGTCTACGGTGCGCAAGGCCTTTGAGAAGGGGTTGATTATCGAACGATGTGGGCCCATTGATCAGGTTATAAAGTTTTTGCCAGCACTCACGATCGATCCTGAAACATTGACTCAAGGAATTGATATTTTCGAGGAGTCTTTGGCGGAAACCCTGAAACAAGCTGGGTCGGTAGTGGATTGA
- the tnpB gene encoding IS66 family insertion sequence element accessory protein TnpB (TnpB, as the term is used for proteins encoded by IS66 family insertion elements, is considered an accessory protein, since TnpC, encoded by a neighboring gene, is a DDE family transposase.), with product MIPSGVKVFLASHPVDFRKGIDGLVALVRDAGSDPFDGALYVFRAKRADRIKIVWWNGSGVCLYLKLLEKAKFCWPRIGHHRVQMNPAQLMALVDGMDWKRVRTVAVKPSEIVG from the coding sequence ATGATCCCCTCTGGTGTGAAGGTGTTCCTGGCCAGCCATCCAGTCGACTTCCGCAAGGGTATCGATGGCCTTGTTGCGCTGGTGCGCGATGCGGGCTCAGATCCGTTCGACGGTGCGCTTTATGTCTTCCGGGCCAAAAGAGCCGACAGAATAAAGATCGTATGGTGGAATGGCTCCGGCGTGTGCCTCTATTTAAAACTGCTTGAAAAGGCGAAGTTCTGCTGGCCGCGGATCGGGCATCATCGGGTGCAGATGAATCCTGCGCAGTTGATGGCACTGGTGGATGGAATGGACTGGAAGCGGGTCCGGACCGTGGCGGTCAAGCCGTCGGAGATTGTTGGGTAA
- a CDS encoding transposase, with protein sequence MPVTVERGINGQSPERRRTTCRELSAPLVADFETWMREWRVNLSRRNDLAKPMDYLLTRWNGSPPP encoded by the coding sequence ATGCCGGTTACGGTTGAACGAGGCATCAACGGCCAAAGCCCCGAACGGCGCCGGACGACCTGCCGGGAGCTGAGCGCACCGTTGGTCGCCGATTTTGAAACCTGGATGCGCGAGTGGCGCGTCAACCTCTCGCGTCGCAACGACCTCGCCAAGCCGATGGACTACTTGCTCACGCGCTGGAACGGTTCACCGCCTCCTTGA
- a CDS encoding transposase — translation MIEAVADRLEGAPRQLRRRWSDEFKAQVVTEALEPGASVSAIARRIGIHPSQLFAWRRDARAERHYRSRPSSCEGVVASVAGAVIEIAIGEVVVRAGVDVDEAHLQRVIRAVRSA, via the coding sequence ATGATCGAAGCGGTCGCCGACCGTCTTGAGGGAGCGCCGCGTCAGCTTCGCCGACGCTGGTCGGACGAGTTCAAGGCGCAAGTTGTGACAGAGGCGCTGGAGCCTGGCGCGAGCGTCTCGGCGATCGCCCGCCGGATCGGCATTCACCCGTCGCAGCTGTTCGCCTGGCGCCGTGATGCTCGGGCCGAGCGGCATTATCGCTCGCGGCCCTCGAGTTGCGAGGGTGTGGTGGCTTCTGTGGCAGGCGCGGTGATCGAAATTGCGATTGGCGAGGTGGTCGTGCGCGCCGGCGTGGATGTTGACGAGGCGCACTTGCAGCGGGTGATCCGGGCGGTCCGTTCGGCATGA